The window cgtgtttgatatgatcgcaagtcgcagtgacgtaacacactcaacaaccaatagatgagcgggtccagaccggcagtaaaaccacttcaacaggaaaaagttacatcacaataatgttagtaaactcaatcctaaatacaaatatagagatgtaatatatttatggccacaagcgggattttgggggcgctgtttcttagtaaagagaacagtaagcagacccagttaaaatgtataaataaatgtatacataaataagtaataaataattgatgatgaatgtgtgattaactaaatgaaagttgatagagctgataagtataattattcaattaaacaaataattaaataggacataaatgtatatcatgaattcttttctacagtttcctttcctttattcttccttatatctattttactgtaaaatagtcaactttcatgtcagaaaaacagaaaccccttttcagctttgtgagggggcattttgtggcgtcttctcctcttctttttgttgtttttttttttcaacacaaaccactgcacacacaaaaattgcatggtaggtaaaaaatgctaaaggaaatctagttgtagtcttgtaaatagtgatcctgcaagattcacagtctttgtagaatctcagtctgagactaggctgggactaaaaactctcaacagttgtctttagatgtgagcagatgtgagctgatagttttgcaggagtctttccaaatcttttcaaagtcttctggcgTATAGGTAGCATTAAACAATTCGAGCACTACATGCACCACTGAATGTTGAAATGTGGCGAATGAAGCACACAATGATAAGTATAGCATTAAAGTAGGATGCTATTATTTAGCATTAGCTAATTAGCTAGTGAATCCCTCTCACCTGTTGCTTCCTGAGGATTCATCCTGACAGACTGAGACAAACCGTTAACATTACATATGTTAcataaaacaccatattttgttTGAAGACGTCGCCTGGAGTAAGTTAAGAACACTCACCGTGACCTATTAAGCAGTTTATGttcttaaatattattaaaaaacctttaaagatgTCGCTTGAGTTTGTTACCGAACAGCGTCATCACCTGGTACATTTAATCAAGCACAGCTAGACGACGTCATCACGACGCGACACGGAAGTGCGACTACGCGCGTCCTTCACTTTACCGACAGCACATAAACACGTTACAgaagtcttttttgtgttttttgtgtattactATTGTTTTTTAGGGTTTTATGGTTTAACATAAGTGAACAGCAGTAGTGATTGGGTCGAAGAAATTATTTCGGAGATTTTATCGTTGAATTCGGTGAGTGACTGTTTGATTTTATAGTAGTTAATGTCAGTTTACCGTCTTTTTATTTGCTGAATGATAGCTGAAATTGATTGAAAGTTCCTTACTTTTAGTCTAATATTTAAGGGAACACGGTGCAGTGGTGTTATGTAGGGTAGATTGAGATATTGGGTCATTTGAGGCTGATGTAAGgataataaattacagtaaaacttcaaTGATATTACATGAGGATAAACAGTGAACTGGTATAATAAAGTAGCAAATGCATTACAGCAGTCAAGAGACTATAGGGGCATTTTAAAGCTGAGATTGGTGGTTTTTTTTAGGTTATACTACCTAATTCTTCAAGGGATTTTCAGTGTTTACCCTTCACATAGCAGGagttttattacagtttttgtcatgtcatttaaaattaactatacttgtgaatgctggatagtcattccatataaaactaatagtcctcatttcattgcttgagtcattacatacaaaaatgttgaactagttgtcaaaatctgtcaagcatattttatacatttttttaaatcttttttttttcctgaatatgTCTCCAGAATTGAAGAATTTACACAGCTCACCCCAAAGGGactttgtttgttgtaaataagggtgtttttttcctttttcacaaTGATGTGAAGAAAAtagaattgcaaagagcatatgtagtaaatatatgaaacatacatatttagtgttgtactcagttacctcactaaatacagtaatgtgtaacgttactgtagttttcaaatgcatgtgcaaatagtatatagtgctgtctggagcattttcaggtaatgtcaccaagatctgacttttttgcattggaaaacatttacagagtaaactgtcataataaaacatgacagagccatttgactatcttgttaataaacatggtgtcaggacttttcatcttgatgtcactgacactttcattgacatgaatacttgcttttgaggaatgagctatccattttgagcaagtgacacgcttcTGCAGGTTATcgactaggttttgcagtttgtactaattgttttgagaaatgcattaactgttgtgcaaatgtaaatagtgatgtgagaaatgcaccaaagcccctgagaaaaactgtaatttctgTAATTTACCCagcctttcctttttttcccaaatGTTTTTAAGAGGATCAAGCAGCAATGTCGGCTCCAAACTCAGCAGAAAGAAAAGCCTGCTGGGATGCCAGAGACCTGCTTTGGAAATGTCTGGATGACAATAATGACAAAGCTGCTTCCTGCCAGAAGTTCCAGAGCGAGTTTGAGGCCATGTGCCCCGCTCAGTGGGTAAACTACCCCCTCTTTTTATAACTGTGATCAGTGAGGTCTCTATGAAGTATAAACCATGatttcagacagaaaaaaacactatcaACGTTCTTAAAAattagagttgttccgattctGATTCCAGTATCCTAAATTGCTGCGATACTGCTGAAAATGCTGGCATCGGTATCagcgagtactggagtccaggtaATGATCCGATACcaagtaatttattaaattagaaaTCTATTTACTGGTACGCTCCATTAAGATAATATTGTGGctgcactttaatttaaatatattcctagatctatttatttatttaaccctaCTGTACTCTTGGGGTCCTTTTTGGttccaaatcattttcaacatacgatTAATACACGTTAacttttcagcatatgtgcccctctgcatcctttatagataagataaatttaaactttcttcatacatttttacatgtttaatacatttttatagcacccatccTCCTCagtggtcaaaaaggaccccatgacattagactgatGTGTGGATGggtgttatactttttttaggagtacacaagggttaagttgctgttgcactactgttttgtatactgttttatttaaatgtaaaaataaatggcttgaacttgctgtgtttattcatgttttacaaagggtttaaccggagccaggccttaccacaatgatgATCATatcagtcatgcaggtgtaagatgatatttttttataacatactggtatctgATCGGTACTCGGTATCTGCCGATACCCACAGCGCAAGTATCGGAATCGGTATCAGGAGGgaaaaatggtatcggaacatctctattaaaaatatattttttctaaaagtaGGATAGGCCTCAACTCTACCATTCAATTAAGTACATTTCACTCAAGTGAAAGCTTAATGTGGCCTTAATGAAATCTTTTCCCTTTTCCCGGATAGGTGAAATATTTCTCCAAGAGGAGAGACTACCTGAAATTCAAAGAGAAGATGCAGACAGAAGGATTCACACCAGCTGAAGGCCCCCGGCAGCCTTCCTAACCACGGGACAGGAGACGGTCAAaacctcactgcaaaaaaggtgtgtctaaaaacactaaatctgaggg of the Centropristis striata isolate RG_2023a ecotype Rhode Island chromosome 22, C.striata_1.0, whole genome shotgun sequence genome contains:
- the LOC131960469 gene encoding cytochrome c oxidase assembly factor 6 homolog; this encodes MSAPNSAERKACWDARDLLWKCLDDNNDKAASCQKFQSEFEAMCPAQWVKYFSKRRDYLKFKEKMQTEGFTPAEGPRQPS